Genomic window (Rutidosis leptorrhynchoides isolate AG116_Rl617_1_P2 unplaced genomic scaffold, CSIRO_AGI_Rlap_v1 contig182, whole genome shotgun sequence):
CCACTAGATGTGAAGTCTTCCGGTTGATCCATATAGATCTCTTCCTTAATGTCTCCATTAAGAAAAACAATTTTCACATCCATTTACTATATCTCATAATCATGATATGCAACTATGGCAAGCAAGATCCGGATGGATTTGAACATAGAAACTGGTGAGaaggtttcttcataatcaatactTTCTTTTTGGGTATAACCCTTCGCTACCAGTCTAGCCTTGAAGGTCTCTACCTTCCTGTCCATTCCACGTTTTCTCTTATAGATCCATTAACATCTAATGGGTTTAACATCAATTGGTGGGTCTACCAAAGTCCATACTTTGTTAGAATACATGGAATCCATCTCAGATTTCATGGCCTCTTGCCATTTTCCCGAATCGATGTCTGACATCGCTTTCTAAAAACTCTGTGGATCAATATCCTCAGATGCCAATTCAGAAACACCTTCAATGACAAAACTACTTTTAGTTATTGATCTTGTAACCCTTCTAGGAATGAGTTCCAGTGATTTTTCAGAAGGTTCTTTAGGAATTTTCTTTTCCACTTGGGGAGGTGTAGTTTGtgtttcttgaatttcttcaagttatACAATATTGCCATTATTTCTATCCGATAGAAATTCTTTCTCTAAGAAAATGGCAGTCCTAGAACCAAAGACTATTTGTTCTATAGGATTGTAGAAATAATATCCAATACAATCTTTTGGATATCCCACAAACTTACACTTAATGGATCTACTATCCAATTTGTCTCCCACTGATTGCTTAACATAAGCCTGACACCCCCATATTCTCAAATATTTATAATTGGGTGTCTTATTAGTCCACATCTGATATGGAATATTAGGTACTAATTTAGTTGGCATCCTATTCAAAATATGTGCCGCCGTTTCTAGAGCATAGCCCCAAAACGACTTAGGAAGATCGGTAAAACTCATCATGAAACGAACCATATCTAATAAAGTTCTATTCCTTCTTTCGGCTACACCATTTAACTGTGGCGTACCTGGAGGAGTCAATTGAGAAATAATCCCATTATCTCTCAAATAATCAAGAAACTCCGTATACAAATATTCGTCTCCTCGATCTGATTGAAGAACTTTTATATGTCTACTAGTTTGGTTTTCTACTTCATTTTTGAATTCTTTGAACTTTTCAAAAACTTCAGATTTGTATTTCATCAAATACACGTAACCATACCGTGAATAATCATCAGTAAAGGTTACAAAGTAGACATAACCATGTCGAGCACTAACATTTAGTGGCCCAAATACATCAGTATGGATCAAATCCAATACATTTGAGACACGTTCCGGATGTCCAACAAACGGAGATTTAATCATCTTACCTTTTAAACAAGATTCACAAGTTGTCATCGATTCCAAATTGGATAGATCAAATGATCCATCTTTTACCAACTTATGCATTCTTTGTTTAGAAATATGACTCTAGCATGCCAAATATTTGCATCTTCTTGATTACTTTTCTTCCTTTTTATTCTTTTGTTGCATATAAACCATGTAATCATTGGTTTTCGATAACATACAAATTATTCACTAATGTACCACAACCATAATATACATTATCTTTAGATATCGTACATTGTTtatcatatataacaaatgatattTCTCCTTGTCTAACAAGGGAATGGAGATAATATTTTTTATAAGTGCTGGTACAAAAAGACAATTATTCAAAACCAAAACTTTGCTAGATTCCAAAGGTAAATGTACAGTCCCACTGGCAACGACATCAACCGTTGTACCATTCCTAAGTTTCAAGGAGACTTCCTCTTCATTAAGCTTTTGGCTTTTGGTCATCATCCGTAACATATTACAAATATGAGAACCACAAGCGGTATCTAATACCCATGAAGGATCATTAACTGATAAGTTAATTTCAACAAAGAACATACCTGAAGTGGAACGCTTCCTCTTCAGATCTGCAAGATATTCTTTGCAGTTTCTTTTCCAATGTCCAGGCTTATTGCAATGGAAACACATTCCTTTCTCAGTTGGCTTAGACTTTATCTTTGTAATCTTCTTTTTGACTGATAAGGTATTAGAACTTTTCTTTTTATCTTTATCCTTCTTCCAAACTTTCTTTGGTTTATGAGATTTTGAGGATGAACCAACAAGTAAAACATTTTTACCTTTCTTGGTTTGACTCTCAGCCGTGACTAACATGCTCAATAATTTGGACAAGGAAACATCCATTTGATGCATATAGAAGTTAATCACAAAACTGATCATAATAGTCCGGCAGAGATTGCAAAATGAGATTAGTAGCTAGATCATGATCTAGATACACCTCATTACTCTCGAGCTTCTCTACTACAGCAATCATCTTAGAAACATGATCATGGACCGAAGTCCCTTCCGTCATACGGGCTCTAAAGAGTTCCTTAGATATCTGATATCTAACAACTCGAGGGTTTTCACCATACAACTCTTTGAGGTGTTTGTAAATCTTTAAGGCATGTTTGATGGTCTCATGTTGTCTTTGAAGATCAAAAGATATAGAGGCCAACATGTAACACCTTGAAATTTTATCATCTTTATGAAATTTTGCCAAGGCGGTTTTATCCTCATCTTTTGCATCTGATGGCAATTTCGGTGGAATTGGAGCATCCAAGATATAACGCAAGTCTTCGGAATCTAAAAGAATTTTCAGATTCCTCAGCCAGTCGAGATAATTGGGACCAGTTAATTTATTGTTGTCGATAATACAAGTAAGAGGATTTTTAGACATTGTGAAATTCTACATCAAAATGTAAACAAAGAACAATCAGATAATTTGAATAGATAAAACATATATGATAAAGTACAAATCATATATGAATGCTCCCACTACACAAAATGAACCTTAGCACCCTCAAGCTAACATTAGAATCATCATTCTAAATGTAATGAGTTTGAGATCCAACTTAAAACTATTATACATCTGAATTTTATCAGCCATGTATAACAATTCTAAAAGGTAAATAACTCTTATCAATCACATTTCATGTAACTCTCATATCCTGGCCTCACTATTTACATCAACTCCAATTTTATGGACGCTTTAATGTAAATAACGAGTTAAGTCATTTAACCCATCATTCTTGCACATAGTCTAGTGAACACGTCATGATAGTCCCCAATTTTATGGTCGAAGTATCATAACCCACTATACTTACGCGCTAATCATATTTATAAATTAGCAATGACATCTCCACTACATATGTATTTCGAATTTTATTGACAAATACATATTTGATGAAGATTCACTAAC
Coding sequences:
- the LOC139881691 gene encoding uncharacterized protein, encoding MGFRCALIDHNFTMSKNPLTCIIDNNKLTGPNYLDWLRNLKILLDSEDLRYILDAPIPPKLPSDAKDEDKTALAKFHKDDKISRCYMLASISFDLQRQHETIKHALKIYKHLKELYGENPRVVRYQISKELFRARMTEGTSVHDHVSKMIAVVEKLESNEVYLDHDLATNLILQSLPDYYDQFCD